In Streptomyces paludis, the genomic stretch GCTCAACGTGGTGACGGGCGGCGAGGGCCATGAGCAGCGCGCGTACGGCGACTTCCTCGGCAAGGACGAGCGGTACGCGCGTACTGGCGAATTCCTCGACATCGTACGGGCGTTGTGGCGCGGTGAGACGGTCACCCGGCACGGCGCACACCTCCGGGTCGAGGAGGCGAGGCTGGCCCGCGTCCCGGATCCGGTGCCGCCGGTCTACTTCGGCGGGTCCTCCCCGGCGGCGGGCGAGGTCGCGGCCCGGCACAGCGATGTCTATCTGACGTGGGGCGAGCCGCCGGCCCAGGTCGCGGAGAAGATCGGGTGGATCCGGGCGCTCGCGGAGAAGGCGGGCCGGACCGTACGGTTCGGCATCCGGCTGCATGTGATCACCCGCGACACCGCCGACCAGGCATGGGCCGAGGCGCGCCGGCTGCTGGCCGGTTTCGCCCCGGACGCGATCGCCGCCGTACAGGCCGGGCTGGCGCGCAGCGAGTCGGAGGGTCAGCGGCGGATGCTGGCGCTGCACGGCGGCTCGGCGGACGGGCTGGAGGTCTCGCCGAACCTGTGGGCCGGGATCGGGCTGGTGCGCGGCGGCGCGGGGACGGCGCTGGTGGGCAGCCACGCGGAGGTGGCGGCGCGGATCGAGGAGTACCACCGGCTGGGGATCGACGAGTTCGTGATGTCGGGGCATCCGCATCTGGAGGAGGCGTACTGGTTCGGTGAGGGCGTCCTGCCGAGGCTGGCGGCCACGGGCCTGTGGACACACCCGGCGGGCGCTGCCCGTGGTGCGGGCGGTGTCTCCGCCGGGGTGCCGTTCGCGGCGGAGGTACGGCGGTGAGGGCGCCTTCCGGCACGGTGTGACGGGCGCCTTCCCCCACGGCGCGACCGCGCAGTGTGCATGAGCCAGTACCCCGATTCCCGGATCCCACCCGGCGGACTTCTAGGCTGGCCTGAGGATCCGAGCGAGGAGTTGGGCAGTGCGAATAGAGCGTCACCAGGTACGCGGGACCGCCGTGTCAGCGGCACGTGAGGACTTCGCCAACCGCATCGGGGGCCAGGTGCACTCCATGTCCCGCGGCGGCCGTATGACCACGTACGAGTGGCAGTTCATCGCCGGGGAGTTCCTCGACTACCTGGGGGCGCTCTCCGTCGAGACGCCCGACCTCGGTACGGCGGAGGCCCAGGCCGCGCTGAAGGACGCCTCGGAGGCCGCCGCCGGAGCCGTCGCCTACGCGGCGTACCACCCGCACTGTGGCTTCCAGATCTTCCTGAACTACGTGAATTTCGGCATGAGTTACGACCGCGGTGACGATGCCCCCGCGGAGCGGGTCACTCCCGGGGAGTGGATCGACGCGCTCTGCCTGGCGGTCCTCAGGGACAAGGCGAAATTCCACGGCGAGGCATTCCACTTCGCCCGGGGAAAGTTCGCCGAGCAGGCGCAGGGCACACCCACCGGCGAGCTGGCCACGGGACTGATGGCCGTGGCCTTGGACGACACCGGCGACGACGAGGAGTATCCGCCGAGCGCGCAGGCCAAACTCGCCGCCGTCGACGCTGCCCTGGCCCGTGTCCGTACCCGTGCGCAGGGAACCACGGACCACCAGCCCCTCCCGGACCAAGCGGATCTCCCGGACCACCAGCCCCTCCCAGGCCAAGCGGATCTCCCGGACCACCCGGACAGCGCCGCGCTGCGCGCCCTGCGCGCCCTCGCCGCCGAGGACCGGCCGGCCTTCGACACCGCGCTGGCCGGCCTCCTGACCACGTACGCCGCCGCGCACGGCCAGACGTCCTCCCCCAGGACTCTGCTGCCGCTCGTCCCCCTCGCCCTCTCCGCGCTGGCCTATCGGACGCTGGGCTGGGCGCCCGTCGTCCACACCGCGTATCTGCCGCACGCGCTGGTCACGGGCTTCGAGACGGCGGGCCCCCGCGTCGGGGCGTTCGGCTCGGGCCGGCGGCCGGACGCGGTCGCCGCGCTCGCCGCGGGCCCGCTGGTGGTGGAGCGGCCGGCTCGGCCGGCCCGCGAGCAGGCCGTGCTTCCGGAGGTCGCGGCCAGGTACGAGGAAGACGTCCGGAAGGCGCTCAATCCCACCGACGGGAAGCCGCCCGCCCTCTGGGAGCTGGAGGACGTCATGGGTGACCAGGAGCGCCTCTTCAAGTGGCGTGCCGCGGACCCCGGCAGTGACATCGACACGCAGCTCGCGACCCTGAAGCTGGCCTCCCAGATGGGCGCGGCCCTGTTCCGGGTCCGCCTCGCGAAGCCGGGCACCCAGGTCGAGGTGAGTATCGACGGACGTACGCTCCACTACCGGGCGGACGACGGGGACGAGGCGATCGGCGCCGGCAACTGGCAGCGGGCCGTCGCGTTCGCCCTGATCACCGGCGCGCGCGAGGACCTCGCGCCCCTCGTTCTCACCGGCCCCGCCTCCGCCGGTACGGACGATTCCGCCTTCAGCGCGTACCGCGTCGCCCTTCACGCCTACCTGAAGGGCACCGATCCCGAAGCGGCCGTGCAGCAGGCGCTCTACCAGGCCGAGCGGGCCAAGGACTGGGGTTTCGCCATGCCGCCCGTCATGCTGCTGTCGCAGTTGGTGGAGGGCGACGAGGAGAGCTTCAACCTCGCCCTCGCCGACGCGCTCGAAGCCCACCGCGACTACTACCGGGTCGCGGACCGCGCCGACGATCCGGACGCCTCCGGCAGCCTCGACATCCTCGCCCTGGCCTGCCACGCCCGTCGTCGCGGCTGGTCGATCAGGGTCGAATCCGCCTACCTTCCGCGGTACCTCCTGCGGGCGGTCGTCCCCTTCTAGCCGGGGGTCTTCGTACGGTCACGGAGTCGCGTGGCCGATCGTGATGCCGCCTTCCTCGTGCGGCACGTCATCGTGCGGTACGTCGTCGAGCGTCACGACGTCCGTCAGCTGGTGCACACCGGGCGGCAACGCGGGCGCGGCATGGGCGGCCAGGGCGGCCAGGAGGGCGCTGGCCCGGGACTGCGACCGGCCCCGCGCCCACACCGTACGGCCGGTTCCGGCGTGGGTGGCTGACGCCAACCAGCCGTCGCTGCCCGGCAGATGGAGGCCGCGCGGGGTCGCCCGCCGTGCGCCGGGCAGCCAGGTCAGCAGCGCGAGCGCGGCGGTGGCGGCCCGGGAGTCGGTGCCGAAGTAGGTGCGTACGGGCACGCCCAGGGTGCGGGTGAGGGTGTGCTGATCGGAGAAGTCGGCGCGGTAGAGGCGGCGCCGGCCGAGGTGGGGCAGGTCGAAGGCGCGCGGGCGGGAGTAGTTGCGTACGGGCGGACCGCCGTGGGTGTCGGGGAAGGTCCGGCCGAGCAGCCCGTAGCTCCAGTCCGTCGCGGCGGCGCCGTGCTTCTCGCCCGCGCCGAGGACTACGGCGAGGTCGATCGGGCCGCCGACGGGTCCGCCGGTCGGGTGCGTGGGGCCGGCCGGTCCCGGTGCCGGTCCCGGTGCCGGTGCCTGTCCCGGCACGGGTCCCGGTCCGGGTGCCTTGGCCAGCGCCGTCGCCAGCAGTCCCGTCAGCCCCGGCGCCAGTCCCACGCCCAGCAGCAGGGGCGCGGCCGGGGTGAGCCGTTCCAGCGCGGCGATGTACGGGGTGGTGGCGGAGATGTCCACGAAGGCGATGCCCCGGTCCGTCGCCGCCACCGCCAGCCCCGGATCCTCGGCGCCGGACGCGTTGACGACGACGTCGATCCCGTCCAGCGCCCGGAGGTACGCCTCGCCCGCGCCCGCCGTCAGGTCGAACGGCCGGTCGGCCCGTACGGGATCGCGCCCGGCGGCGTACGCGCGCCCGCCCCCCTCGCGCAGCCGCGCCACCACATGGGTGCCGACCGCTCCGTACCCGCCCAGGACGAGCGCACTGATCGCGCTGATCGCCTTCATGACCTGCTCCTCGGATCTACTCGATCTACTCGGATGTATTCACTGGAGTCCCGCTCTAGTGAGATTGACGTTACTAGAGTTACGCTCTAGTCATGACGGACGTCAAGGGAAAACGGGCCCTGAAGGCGCGCGAGACGCGGCGGCGGATGCTGGGCGCCGCGCTCGGGCTCTTTGTCGAGCGGGGGTACGGCGCGACGACGCTGAAGGACATCGCCGAGCGGGCCGGGGTGGCGGTGCAGACGCTGTACTTCACGTTCGGCAACAAGCGCGCGCTGCTCAAGGAGCTGGTCGACGTCACCATCGCGGGCGACGACGAGCCGGTCGCGACGATGGACCGGCCCTGGTTCCGCGCGGCCCTCGCCGCGCCGACGGCGGAGGAACAGCTGCGCCTGCATGTCGCCGGTACGGGCGCGATCCTGGCCCGGGTCGCGCCGCTGCTGGAGGTGGTGTCGGCCGCCGCGGCGACGGACGCGGAGGTCGCGGCGGAGTGGCCGCGCGGGTCCTCCGGCCCGGGATCCGGCACCGCCACCGCCGCCGCCGGCCCCGATCCGCGGTTCACCGTGCAGTCGGCCGCGGCCGGGGCGCTGGTCGGCAAGCCGGGCATCCGGGCGGGGGTCGCGGCGCCGTACGCCGCCGATGTGCTCTACGGGCTGCTCAGCACGGAGCTGTATCTGCTCCTCACTCGCGACCGGGGGTGGGCGCCGGAGGTGTGGGAGCGGTGGGTGTTCGAGACGTTGCGGGGGCAGCTCTGTGGCGGCGGCGGTCCGGAGGCTTCGCCCAGCGAAAAGCAGACGTCGGAAATATGATGAATATGTTCCATTCTGTCCCTCCCTGACGACGTACCTCGGAGCGCTGCATGACCAGGCGTCGTCCCCCCAGCAGGCCCGCCATCGAGTCCGCGAGCGCTGACGATCTGCTGACCACCCTCGGCCGGCTCACCGCGCAGGCGCGGGAGCGCGCGGAGCTTCAGCATGCGCGGGTGGAGCTGGCCGAGGCGCTGCAACGCGAGATGCTCCCCGCCGTGCTCCCGGCGGTGCCCGGACTCCGTACGGCCGCGAAGTACGCGCCCGCGCGCGTCGGGCTGGACATCGGCGGCGACTGGTACGACGGCTTCGCCCTGCCGGACGGCGCCCTGGCGTTCTGCGTGGGCGATGTGCAGGGGCACGATGTCGAGGCCGCCGCGACGATGGGCCAGGTACGGATCGGGCTGCGGGCGGTGGCGGCCACGGCCGGCGGCTGGGGGACGAGCGGCGGCACGGCCCCGAGCGTCGATCCCGGGCTGGTGCTCAGCCGGGCGAACGACGTGCTGCTCTCCGTGAACTCCAGCCTCTTCGCGACGTGCAGTTTCCTGCGGTACGACCCGGCCACCCACGAGCTGGAGAGCGCCCGGGCCGGGCATGTCGCCTCCGTCTGGGCCACGGCCGACGGGCGGTCGGGCGTCGCGGAGGACGCGGGCGGTCTGCCGCTGGGGATCCAGGAGGGGGAGGCGTATCCGGTGACGCGGCGCCGGCTGACGGTGCCGGGCGCGTTCGTGCTGCTCACGGACGGGGTGGTCGAGGGGCCGTCCTTCCCGCTGGACGAGGGGCTGACACGGGCGGCCGGGGCGCTGGCGGCGGGGGTACGGGCGGGGGAGGGGCCGGAGGCGCTGGCGGCGCGGGTGATGCGGGTCGCGGAGCTGACGGGGAACTCGGACGACGCGGCGGTGCTGGTGCTGTGCCACGACGGAGAGGCTTGACTGGGGGCCGCGTGTCACGGCGGAGCCGGGCGGTGGGCGATGTCTGATGGCGGGTGTGGTGCGCAACGAGGAAAACAGCAGCCCAGGAGAGAACCGCGGCCCGGAAGAGAACAGCGGCGGCCCGGAAGAGAACAGCGGCCGGGAAGAGAACCGCGGCTCAGGAGAGAACCGCGGCTCGGAAAAGCCCGTCCCGTCCGCCCCGTCCGCCCCCTCCGCCCCGCCCAGCCTCTGGGTGACGGTCGTCCAGAGCGTCTGCGTGGCGGTGGCGTACAACGTGGTCGGGCAGCTGGGGCTGCTGAGGCAGGTGATGACGGACGGATCCACCGCCGACGGTGTGATCATCACGCCGCTCTGGCCGCCGACCGGGGTCGCGCTGAGCTGTCTGCTCCTCCTCGGGCTGCGGATCTGGCCGGGCATCACCCTGGGCGTCTTCCTCAGCATCGTGACGATCGGTCCGTTCCGGGCCACTGATGTCGGCATCCTCGCGGGGAACACCCTCGCTCCCGTCTGCGCGTATCTGCTGCTGCGCCGCGTGGGCTTCCGTATCGCCCTGGACCGGCTGCGGGACGGGGTGGCGCTGGTGTTCCTGGGCGCGCTGACCGGGATGCTGATCAGCGCGAGCGTGGGTACGGCGGTGCTGACGCTCAGTGGCCGGCTGCCCGCGGGCAGCGTCTGGCCGACCTGGTCGGCGTGGTGGACGGGCGACGCGATGGGCGTCCTGGTCGTCACACCGCTGATCCTCGTACTGCGCCGGGCCAGGCTCCCGCTGCCGCGCGACCCCCGGCGCTGGGCGGAGGCGGGCGCGCTGACGGTCACGGCGTTCGTTGTCGTGCCCGTGGCCACGCGCAGCCCGCTCTGTCTGCTCTTCCTCGTCTTCCCGCTGCTGATCTGGGCCGCTCTGCGCTTCCAGCTCGCCGGCGCGGCGCCGTGCGCGCTGTACGTCTCCGTACTCGCCATCACGGCGGCGATCGACCGCGTCGGGCCCTTCGCCCACCACAGCTTTGTCGAGGTCATGATCGGCCTCCAGGCCCTCAACGGCTCCGCCGCGCTGACGGCGCTGCTGCTGGCCGCGATCGTCACCGAGCAGCGCAATATCCGCCACAAGATCGAACAGGCATGCCTCGAACTGGCCGAGGTGGTCACCCACTTGGCACCACCGCGGCACGGACACCACACGCGCGAGTGAATCGCTCGGCAATGGGCCTTGGCGGGACGGTGGTTCGGGCCATGATGCGGCCCCTGGGAAGTGAAGGGGTGAGGGGTGTGCGGAGATGGCGTGGATCTGTCCCGGCTGCAATCGGCCCGACGCGATCGCCCACATCGAGAACGAGGACGGATTGCACCCGTTCCCCTGCCACTTCTGCAACTACTCGGTTCTGGACAGCGGCGGGCGCTCGGCGGTGTGGGCCTCGTACGCGTGCGACCTCAAGGAGTGCGCGGGAGTCATCCGGGATCTGTACCACTACTCGCCCCGCGCCGGGCTGACGGAGGTGGTGCGGTTGCCGTGCAACGAGTGCGGCTCGGGGAAGCCGCGCCAGGGGGTGCGCCACGTGCCGAATCCAGGACGGCGAACGAGTTAAGCGTGATCGGCTGTTCGGTGGATTGATCGATGAAGATCGTTTTTCATATTTACGACACGGCATAACCCCTGCATGTCGTCTCTCTGTGGCTTCAGCCGCGTGGCCGCCGCCGGCGCGCTCGCGCTCACGCTCTGCGGATTCGCCAGTACGGGGCCGGGTGCGGAGAGCGGCGCGTCGGTCTCCCCGCTGGCGGAACCGTCGATTCCGGTCTCTGACCAGGCGTCGGGTTCGGGTCCGGCGTCAGGTCCGGTGTCAGGTTCGGCGCCGGAATCGGCCTCCGTACCGGCATTGCCATCGCCGTCGCCCTTGCCGTCACCCGGCATCTCCGCCGTACCCGCAGCCGGTGCGCCCGCCGCGCCCGCAGGCGCCGATCTGTCCGTCACCTCGGCCCCGGCTCGCACCGGACCCGCCGCCACCGGCCTCCGTACCGGCCCCGACGACACCTACCGTTACACCATCACCGTCCACAACCACGGCCCCTCGCAGGCCACCGACGTCAAGGTGACGGACCTGCTGCCCGACTCGCTGGTCTTCGTCTCCGGGCAGCAGGGGTGCGCCGCGCAGGGGCAGGAGGTGACCTGCGGGCCGCTGGCCACGCTCGGGGTCGGTGACTCGTACTCCTGGGTCATCACGGTCCGGCTGGCCGACGGCTACGACGGCGACGGCTCCGACATCGTCAACGAGGCCGCCGTCACCGCCACGACCCACGACCCGGTGCCGGACAACAACACCGCCTCCGTCACTGGCCTGCCCGTGCGGCCCGGCCCGCACGGGGTCGCGGATCTGAAGCTGTTCAAGCGCGCGGAGCTGCCCCCGGGCAAGCGCTTCGTCTCGCCGGGCGACACGTTCGCCTACGTCATCACCGTACGGAACCTCGGGCCCGGGACGGCTCGCGGCGTACAGGTGACCGATCCGCTGCCGCACGAGCTGCGGTTCGTGTCCTCGCCCGACGGGTGCGCGCCGGAGGGCGCACGGACCGGGCAGAAGGTCGTCTGTCCGCTGCTGGACCAGCTGCCGGCCGGCGAGACCGCCGTGTTCCGGATGGTCGTCCGGGTGCCCGACCACCGGGCGCTGCTGCGCACCGGCGTCCAGCTCGACAACATCGCCTCCGTCACCTCCACGACGAAGGACCCCGACCTCGGCAACAACCGGAACCGGCCGGGCACCACGGGCCCCGACGGCGGCCCGCTCTACCTCAAGCCCGGACACGGCGGCGGTACGAGCGGCGGTACGGACAGCGGTGGTACGGACGGCGGCGGTCACCACTCCGGCGGTACGAGCGGAGGCACGGACGGCGGCGGTACGGACGGCGGCGGTCACCACTCCGGCGGCTCGCACTCCGGTGGTCACAACGGCGGCCACCACGGCGGGCAGCTCCCCGACACCGGCTCCGACGTGCCCTCCTGGCTGATCTGGCTGGCCGCCTCGACCCTGGCCGCCGGTTCCGGGCTCGTCGTCCTGGCCCGGCGGAACTTCTCCCCGCGCGTCTCCCCGCGTGCCTCCAAGGCGGAGGGGCCCCTCGTATGAGAATCCCGCTCCTCCGAGCCCTGCTCGTCGCGCTCTGCGCGACCCTCGCCCTGGGTGCCGCTCCCGCGCCCGTCCCCGCCCACCAGCCCCGCGCCCTCTCCTTCCCCGTCCACGAGACCTTCGACGCCACCCCCAACCTCGGCACCACCACCGGCAACGCCAGCTATCCCGGCGGCGGCTGGCTGCGCCTCACCAGCGCGGCCACCGGGCAGGCCGGCTCGTGGGAGATGAACGACTCGTTCTCCACGAACCTCGGCATCGTCGCCGAGTTCACCTACGCCTCCTACGGCGGCTCCGCCTTCGACGGCAAGCGCGGCGACGGCCTCGCGTTCTTCCTTGCCGACGGTTCCGCCGCCAACGGCACGGGCGCCTCCGGCGGCGGCCTCGGCTACGCCTGCGCCGGATCGGCCAACTCCTGCAACCGCAGCGGCGTGCCGGGGGCGTTCCTCGGCATCGGGCTGGACGAGTTCGGCAACTTCTCCTCGCCCGACGTCGGCAACGGCGGCCCCGGCGCCCGCCCCAACGCCATCGCCCTGCGCGGCGGCGGCAACGGCACCAGCGGCTACCGGTACGGTACGGCGGTCAACGGCCCCGGCGGTACGGTCGAGACCGGCAGCCGGGCCAACTACCGCACCGTACGGGTCCAAGTCCTGCCCCGTGGCGGGCGGTTGCTGGTCTCCGTCTGGTCGGACTCCGGGCCCGGCACCGCGCTGACCAAGGTCATCAGCGACTACGACGTGTCCGCCATCGCCAATCAGCCCGCCCTGCCCGCCACCCTCAAGGTCGGTTTCTCCGGCAGCACCGGCGGGGCGACCAACATCCACGAGATCGGCGATCTCACCATCAATGTCCCGGCCAACCTCTCGATCACCAAGAGCGGTACGGCCACCATCCCGGCGAGCTACGGCCCGGCGACCTACACCGTCACCGTCACCAACAGCGACATCAACGACGTCGAGGGCGCCGTCATCCGGGACACCGTCCCGGCGCTCACCGGGGTGACCTGGACCTGCACCGCCACCACCGGCAGCGCCTGCCGGCCCGCGTCCGGCAGTGGCAACACCATCAACACGCTCGCCGACCTCAGACGCAACGGCTCGGTCACCTACACTATTCTCGGCAACGCGCCCAACCAGCCCGTCACCTTCACCAACACCGCGACCGTGACCGCGCCGGGCAACCGCGTCGACACCGACCCCGCCGACAACACCGCCTCGGTCACCACGACGGTCACCGCGCTGGCCGATGTGGCGGTGACCAAGGCGGGCGTCGGCAGCGGGCCCGTACGCCCAGGGGACCAGTTCGACTACCGGATCACCGCCACCGACCGGGGCCCCTCGGACACCACCAACGTCCGGGTGACCGACACCCTCCCCGCCGGGCTCACCTTCGTGTCCTCCCCCGACGGCTGTACGGCGTCGGGCCAGACGGTGACCTGCCCCACCAGGGCTGCTCTGGCGGCCGGGAGTTCGGCCGGCTGGACGATCCGGGTGAAGCTGGACCCCGCGTACACCGGCAACGGCTCCGACCTCGGCAACAGGGCCGTGGTCAGCCACGACATCACGGACCCCGACACCGCCAACAACACCAGCCCTGCCGCCCCGCCGCCCGGCGGTGTCACCGCTCCGCAGGCCGATCTGCGGACCACGAAGGTGACCGTGACGAACACCCCGGTGGCACCGGGGGAGTCGTACGAATACACCGTGACCGTCACCAACCAGGGCCCCTCCGTGGCCCGTCAGGTTCGCGCCACCGATGTGCTGCCGCCGGCCCTCCGGTTCGTCTCGTCCAGCAGCGGGTGTACGGCGGTGACCGCCACCCGGACCGTGACCTGCGGCCCGGTCGCCACGCTCACCGTGGGCGCGGCCGTGACCTGGACGTTCCGGGTCGCGCTCGACGCGGCGTACAGCGGCGACGGCACGGACCTGCGGAACACGGCGACCGCCGACGCGGACACGGCGGATCCCGACCGGACCAACAACAGCGGCACGGCCGCGCCGCCCGGCGGGAAGGTCAAGTCCCCCACCGCCGACCTGGAGTTCGACAAGAAGTCCGCGAGCTGATGGCCGACCGGCCGACCGGCTCATCGGTTGGCCCGCCGCGCCCACTGACCGGCCGCGCCCACTGACCGGCCGACCACCTCTCTTGACATGAACGGAATCGATGCGATGAGAAGGACAGCAACCGGTACGCCCCGGCGGCGCGGCGGCTTCGCGCTGTGGTCCGCGCTGGCCGCGCTCGTGTGCGTGGTGCCGCTGTGGTCGTCCGGAGGGGGCGCCGCCTCGGCGGCCACCGCCGCCGAGCGGTCCGCGCGGCCCTCGATGACCTTCGCGGCCCACCACCGCAGCGCCGCCGCCGTGGCCGCCGTACCGCCCGGCGGGACCTTCACATACACCCTCACCGCCAAGAACAACGGCCCCTCGGTGGCCCGCAATGTGATCGCGAAGGACACCCTGCCCAACGGCATCGAGTTCGTCTCGTCCGTCGACGGCTGCACCGCCTCGGGCCGTACGGTGACCTGCGGGCCCGAGCCGCAGCTGTCGGTGGGCCAGACCAAGAGCTGGACGATCCTCGTCCGGCTCAGCGCGTCCTACCAGGGCGACGGCTCGGACCTCGGGAACACCGTCACCGGCTCCTCCGACGCCACGGACCCGACCCCCGGCAACAACCAGAACCCCACGCCCGTGAAGCCGCCGGGCAGCTTCGAGCCGGTGTCGGACCTGTCGACCGTGAAGGAGGCGCTGGGTACGGGACCGACGGTCCCCGGCCAGGAGTACGAGTACCGGATCACCACCTCGAACGCCGGCCCCTCGGACGCCCGTAACGTCAAGGCGACCGACACGCTCCCCGCCGGGCTGACCTATGTCTCGTCGGCCGACCCGTGCACGGCGTCCGGCGGCCGTACGGTCACCTGCGGCCCGCGCGCGCGGCTGGCGCCGGGGGCGTCCGTGAGCTGGACGTTCCGGGTGAAGCTGAGCGCCGCGTACACCGGTGACGGCACGGATCTGCGGAACACCGCCGCCTCCACCTCCGACTCGCGCGACCCCAACCCGTCGGACAACACCAGCCCGCCCGTGTCACCGCCCGGCGGTGTCAGCGAGCCGCAGGCCGACCTGTGGACGGCGAAGGCCACGACGACCAGCACCCCGGTCGCCCCCGGCGAGAACTTCTCGTACGCCGTCACCGTCACCAACGACGGCCCGTCGCGCGCGGTCAACGTCAAGGCCACCGACGCCCTCCCCAGCCAGCTGCGCTTCGTGTCGTCGGCGGACGGCTGCACGGCCGGCGGTACGGGCGGCGGCGCCACGGTGAGCTGCGGACCGCAGGCCGTACTGGAGCCCGGCGCCTCCAAGACCTGGACGTTCACGGTGCAGTTGGACCCGAACTACCGGGGCGACGGCTCGGACATCCGCAACACGGCCACCTCGTCCTCCGACACCAAGGACCCCAGCCCGAACAACAACACCAGCCCGCCCGTCGGCCCGCCCGGCTCCGCCGTCAACCGCCCCAACGCGGACCTGTCGGTCACCAAGCAGGCCGTCGGCACCACCCAGCCGGTGCCCGGGACGACGTTCGACTACCGGATCACCGTCAAGAACAACGGTCCCTCGGCGGACGCCTACAACGTCACCCTCACCGACGACCTGCCGCAGGGCCTGTCGTACGTGGCGTCCACGCCCGACGGCTGTACGGTCTCGGGCCGCGCGGTCTCCTGCAAGCGCGCGACCCCGCTCAAGGTGGGCGAGACCACCGAGTACATCCTCACCGTCAAGGTCGACCCGGCGTACGCGGGCGACGGCAGCGACATGAAGAACACCGCCCGGGTCACCGCCGACAACATCGACCCGAACAGCGACAACGACAGCAATACGGCCGTTCCGCCGGGCGGTGGCATCGCGCCGCCGGCCGCCGACCTGGGGATCGTGAAGAAGACCGTCACGGACACCCCGGTCGCCCCGGGCGAGACGTTCGAGTACGCGGTCACGGTCACCAACAACGGCCCGTCGCAGGCCCAGCAGGTACGGGTCACGGACGCGCTGCCGGCGGCGCTGAGCTTCGTCTCGTCGGACGACCCGTGTGTCTCGGGCCGTACGGTGGTCTGCGGCCCGCTGGACACACTGGCGCCGGGCGCGTCCGTGTCGTACGTGTTCAAGGTGAAGCTGGCCGCCGACTACACGGGCGACGGCAGTGACATCGGGAACCGGGCGTCGGTCACCTCCCCGAC encodes the following:
- a CDS encoding LLM class flavin-dependent oxidoreductase, which translates into the protein MSLTFHWFLPTYGDSRHVIGGGHGVPAGSADGSEGSGVSGAFDGQRPADLGYLAQIGRAAEQLGFEGALTPTGAWCEDAWLTTAMLARETERLKFLVAFRPGFVAPTLAAQMAATFQRHAPGRLLLNVVTGGEGHEQRAYGDFLGKDERYARTGEFLDIVRALWRGETVTRHGAHLRVEEARLARVPDPVPPVYFGGSSPAAGEVAARHSDVYLTWGEPPAQVAEKIGWIRALAEKAGRTVRFGIRLHVITRDTADQAWAEARRLLAGFAPDAIAAVQAGLARSESEGQRRMLALHGGSADGLEVSPNLWAGIGLVRGGAGTALVGSHAEVAARIEEYHRLGIDEFVMSGHPHLEEAYWFGEGVLPRLAATGLWTHPAGAARGAGGVSAGVPFAAEVRR
- a CDS encoding immunity 49 family protein produces the protein MSAAREDFANRIGGQVHSMSRGGRMTTYEWQFIAGEFLDYLGALSVETPDLGTAEAQAALKDASEAAAGAVAYAAYHPHCGFQIFLNYVNFGMSYDRGDDAPAERVTPGEWIDALCLAVLRDKAKFHGEAFHFARGKFAEQAQGTPTGELATGLMAVALDDTGDDEEYPPSAQAKLAAVDAALARVRTRAQGTTDHQPLPDQADLPDHQPLPGQADLPDHPDSAALRALRALAAEDRPAFDTALAGLLTTYAAAHGQTSSPRTLLPLVPLALSALAYRTLGWAPVVHTAYLPHALVTGFETAGPRVGAFGSGRRPDAVAALAAGPLVVERPARPAREQAVLPEVAARYEEDVRKALNPTDGKPPALWELEDVMGDQERLFKWRAADPGSDIDTQLATLKLASQMGAALFRVRLAKPGTQVEVSIDGRTLHYRADDGDEAIGAGNWQRAVAFALITGAREDLAPLVLTGPASAGTDDSAFSAYRVALHAYLKGTDPEAAVQQALYQAERAKDWGFAMPPVMLLSQLVEGDEESFNLALADALEAHRDYYRVADRADDPDASGSLDILALACHARRRGWSIRVESAYLPRYLLRAVVPF
- a CDS encoding saccharopine dehydrogenase family protein; translation: MKAISAISALVLGGYGAVGTHVVARLREGGGRAYAAGRDPVRADRPFDLTAGAGEAYLRALDGIDVVVNASGAEDPGLAVAATDRGIAFVDISATTPYIAALERLTPAAPLLLGVGLAPGLTGLLATALAKAPGPGPVPGQAPAPGPAPGPAGPTHPTGGPVGGPIDLAVVLGAGEKHGAAATDWSYGLLGRTFPDTHGGPPVRNYSRPRAFDLPHLGRRRLYRADFSDQHTLTRTLGVPVRTYFGTDSRAATAALALLTWLPGARRATPRGLHLPGSDGWLASATHAGTGRTVWARGRSQSRASALLAALAAHAAPALPPGVHQLTDVVTLDDVPHDDVPHEEGGITIGHATP
- a CDS encoding TetR/AcrR family transcriptional regulator: MTDVKGKRALKARETRRRMLGAALGLFVERGYGATTLKDIAERAGVAVQTLYFTFGNKRALLKELVDVTIAGDDEPVATMDRPWFRAALAAPTAEEQLRLHVAGTGAILARVAPLLEVVSAAAATDAEVAAEWPRGSSGPGSGTATAAAGPDPRFTVQSAAAGALVGKPGIRAGVAAPYAADVLYGLLSTELYLLLTRDRGWAPEVWERWVFETLRGQLCGGGGPEASPSEKQTSEI
- a CDS encoding PP2C family protein-serine/threonine phosphatase, which gives rise to MTRRRPPSRPAIESASADDLLTTLGRLTAQARERAELQHARVELAEALQREMLPAVLPAVPGLRTAAKYAPARVGLDIGGDWYDGFALPDGALAFCVGDVQGHDVEAAATMGQVRIGLRAVAATAGGWGTSGGTAPSVDPGLVLSRANDVLLSVNSSLFATCSFLRYDPATHELESARAGHVASVWATADGRSGVAEDAGGLPLGIQEGEAYPVTRRRLTVPGAFVLLTDGVVEGPSFPLDEGLTRAAGALAAGVRAGEGPEALAARVMRVAELTGNSDDAAVLVLCHDGEA
- a CDS encoding MASE1 domain-containing protein, whose amino-acid sequence is MTVVQSVCVAVAYNVVGQLGLLRQVMTDGSTADGVIITPLWPPTGVALSCLLLLGLRIWPGITLGVFLSIVTIGPFRATDVGILAGNTLAPVCAYLLLRRVGFRIALDRLRDGVALVFLGALTGMLISASVGTAVLTLSGRLPAGSVWPTWSAWWTGDAMGVLVVTPLILVLRRARLPLPRDPRRWAEAGALTVTAFVVVPVATRSPLCLLFLVFPLLIWAALRFQLAGAAPCALYVSVLAITAAIDRVGPFAHHSFVEVMIGLQALNGSAALTALLLAAIVTEQRNIRHKIEQACLELAEVVTHLAPPRHGHHTRE
- a CDS encoding DUF11 domain-containing protein, producing the protein MPSPGISAVPAAGAPAAPAGADLSVTSAPARTGPAATGLRTGPDDTYRYTITVHNHGPSQATDVKVTDLLPDSLVFVSGQQGCAAQGQEVTCGPLATLGVGDSYSWVITVRLADGYDGDGSDIVNEAAVTATTHDPVPDNNTASVTGLPVRPGPHGVADLKLFKRAELPPGKRFVSPGDTFAYVITVRNLGPGTARGVQVTDPLPHELRFVSSPDGCAPEGARTGQKVVCPLLDQLPAGETAVFRMVVRVPDHRALLRTGVQLDNIASVTSTTKDPDLGNNRNRPGTTGPDGGPLYLKPGHGGGTSGGTDSGGTDGGGHHSGGTSGGTDGGGTDGGGHHSGGSHSGGHNGGHHGGQLPDTGSDVPSWLIWLAASTLAAGSGLVVLARRNFSPRVSPRASKAEGPLV